From the Fictibacillus halophilus genome, the window TGAACTGAACACCTGCCGAAGTAAGTCGATCTGCCGTTTTTTCGTCAATCCCCATTCCTACCTCTTTTACACCGACTGGCACATCAAGGGAATTCGCGATTCCTTCAATCTTAGAAAGCAAATTTGAGAAATTTGTATCTCCTTCTGGCTGGAACACTTCTTGTAACGTGTTTAAGTGCAGAACCAGCATATCAGCTTCAGCCATCTCAACCGCCTGTTTACACTGATCGACCCCAAAATCATAGTTGAGCTGAACCGCTCCTATGTTCGCAATGATTGGAATATCAGGAGCCCATTTCCGTATCTGAAACGTATAGCCAAGATCCTCATTCTCTACCGCAGCTCTCATCGAACCTAGCCCGATCGCCCATCCTTTTTCTTGAGCAGCTAATGCTAAATGCTGATTAATTTGATAAGCGGTATCAGTTCCACCTGTCATAGAAGAGATTAAAAAAGGTGTCCGCATCTGTTTATTTAAAAATGTGGTTGAAAGCGAAATTTCATCAAATGATAATTCAGGTAATGCGTTGGGTATGAATCGATAATTCTCAAGCCCTGTCGTAATGTTCTTACCTTCAACGTCTTCATTCAGACTAATTCGGATATGTTCAGTTTTCCGCTTTTCCGTAAGGTCCTTCGAAATATCCAACAACTTTCCTCCTCTTTCGTTTAAGCGTCTTATTTTTAAGATTCAGGATTCGAATCAGCCTGAACCTGTTATATCTCTGGATAAATATAAACGGTAGATTAAACAAAACGGCATACCCAATCATGATGTTGCCAATCCATACAGGGTTCCATAAGAAAAACAATAGTGCAGGCGGCATAGAAAGCCAATGCGTCAATTCTGCACGACGTGTTTCTGCTAAAAAACGTGCTAAATACTCTAGAGAATCACCTTCTAATGTTTTCTTAGCAAATCCTCCCCGATAAAAATCACCACCATCAGGCAGTATGGTTTTCCATTTGCGGATTCCTATTTTTTCATACCATTGTCCACTGTTTTCCCAACCAAAAGCTGTATCCCATCTGCCCTCTTTTGTAAAGTTGGAAAAAGGAATACGGTGAATGATATAAGCTACAGTTAAATGAAAGATGAGCCAGGCAAGTATATTGATCACTACCGTCCAAAACGGTGAAAGTTCAATCAGCATTTACGCATCCCCTTTTTCAGAAACCGAGATTTCTCTACCTTTCCACTTTACTTCTTTTTTGATTACACTCAAAATAAAAGACCAGATGTACACCACAGAAAAAAACAAGAAGTGCGCAGGGTGTGATAAAGCTGAAAGAATCGAATTCGTTCCAACCTTCTTCATTAAGGCCTTAATCTGAATCGCATAAAGCAGATAGAAGATTCCCCACATCATAACCTCGTTGAATTCTTGAACCAATAAGAAAGGAAGCTGAATAGCTAGACTTATTCCTCCTGTAATCCAAGCTACTGTCAGTACTAAGGGCATGAGAGGCGTTTTCGCTGAACCAAGTGCGAAGCTTTTACACCATCCGAAGAATAATGCTGTTAGACCTTCTGAATACATTCGGAAATAAACCGCCTTGTATCCTGAGAAACAAGTAACATTCATATCTTGATTCATAGCCACTCTTCCCATTTCCATATGTTCAAGAACTTGGTGCTTAATCCCTTCATGGCCACCTATCTCTGTATAGGTTACTCGATCGATCATTAGGCACGGACCAAACGCACCAGCAGGTTTTTTACGAAAAATCGTAAAGCATTGCATAGCGGCCATTACGATTATGTTAAATAAAGAAGAAAATTTCTCTGAGGCACTCTTCATCTGATGAAACGGCTGAACACTAATCAATCCCCTGTTTCTTTCCCATTCACCGCACAAACGTTCAATTCCGTCTTGCTCTATTTCTAGATCGGCATCCAAAAATAACAATAAAGAGCCTGTCGCATGTTTGGCTCCATTCCAGCATGCCCATGGTTTTCCTAGCCAACCGATTGGAAGACGTTCTGGCTTTACAACGGTAACTCCGAACTCCCGAGCGACTTCTTCTGTTCGATCCTCAGAATCATCGTTAACAACAATTACTTCATGAAGCTTCATACTTTGGTTACTCAACGTCGGCAATAAATTTTTTAAGTTTGCTTCCTCATTCCTTGCGGGAATAATAACTGAAACAGAACGTGGTTCATGAGGACCTCTAGAACTTAGAGTTCTTATATTCCATAGCATGAACCATCCACAAAGCCACATGATTGATAGGTACAAAATGGTAGAGAACATGTCGACTGTCTCCTTTAGAATAAAAAGTTATATGTTACAGCTTGGGCTTTGTATTCTTTTTTCAAACAATTCTTTAAAAAAGAGGAATTTTTATATTCAGTCAAGAACTGAAAATAAAGAATGACTTTCTGAATATGTTGAAAAAGCGTTCAATAATTTTACAATGGTTGTACATAAACTATACAATACAGAGGAACAGTCGTACAGCAACAGCTAAGAAACAACCTTAACCTTTCATTCCCAATACCGAGGAGGATTTTGATGAAGAAAAAAGTGTTAGTTGTAGGCGGCGGACTTGGAGGCCTATCAGCAGCTCTTCGATTAGCAGCTGATGGACACGAAGTAACTGTACTCGAAAAAAATGAACGTATCGGCGGTAAACTGAATCAGCGTTCTGGAAAAGGCTATACATTTGATACGGGGCCTTCCATCTTAACGATGCCATGGGTACTTGAACAGCTGTTTGAATCTGCTGGAAAGAACATCCACGATTACATAAACATCCAGCGTATCGAACCACAGTGGCGAACGTTCTTTGAAGATGGCACGGTTATTGATGTGACGAGCGATCTGCCAGAAATGTTAAAAGAGATCAGTAAAGTGAATCCGCAAGATGCTGCTTCATTCTTTAAGTATCTGGATTATTGCAGCCAAATGTACGAACTAAGCATGAAGAGTTTCTACAAGAAAAGTTTATCTGGATTAAACGATTTGCGCACTCTTCACAGCTTCAAAGAACTTCTTGCGATGGATCCTGTGAAATCAATGGACCAAGCAACGAAAAAGTTCATTAAAGACAAACACCTTCAACAACTATTTAATTTCTTCATCATGTATATCGGTTCCTCCCCTTATCAGGCACCAGCTGTTCTTTCTCAGTTGATTCACGTTCAGCTTGGCCTTGGTATCTATTATGTGGAAGGCGGTATGTACAAAATTGCTGAATCGATCTTAAGTGTTTTAAACGAATATAACGTTGATGTTCGAACGAATCAAAAAGTAGTAGGAATCTTAACAGAAGGTACTACGGCTAAAGGGGTAAAACTTGAGAACGGCGAAGAGATGTATGCAGATATCGTTGTTTCTAACTTAGAAGCCATCCCAGCATACAAGACTCTTCTTTCTAATCATCCGCAAGCTAAAAAAGCGGCTGAAGATTTAAGTAAATTCGAACCTACTGTTTCAGGTCTCG encodes:
- a CDS encoding phytoene desaturase family protein, which produces MKKKVLVVGGGLGGLSAALRLAADGHEVTVLEKNERIGGKLNQRSGKGYTFDTGPSILTMPWVLEQLFESAGKNIHDYINIQRIEPQWRTFFEDGTVIDVTSDLPEMLKEISKVNPQDAASFFKYLDYCSQMYELSMKSFYKKSLSGLNDLRTLHSFKELLAMDPVKSMDQATKKFIKDKHLQQLFNFFIMYIGSSPYQAPAVLSQLIHVQLGLGIYYVEGGMYKIAESILSVLNEYNVDVRTNQKVVGILTEGTTAKGVKLENGEEMYADIVVSNLEAIPAYKTLLSNHPQAKKAAEDLSKFEPTVSGLVLLLGVDKEYDEFAHHNFFFSQSGEREFDQIFNTGILADDPTVYVGISSKTDPTQAPEGKDNWFVLTHVPPLKEGETWEGNLESYRELVLNKLERMGAKDLRQHVEWEYTFTPDTLKELYGPNGGSIYGIRTDRKMNGGFKIPSRSNQFTNLYFVGGSTHPGGGVPMVTLSGQLTADLIGEDIKNVSKEIG
- a CDS encoding glycosyl-4,4'-diaponeurosporenoate acyltransferase, with the protein product MLIELSPFWTVVINILAWLIFHLTVAYIIHRIPFSNFTKEGRWDTAFGWENSGQWYEKIGIRKWKTILPDGGDFYRGGFAKKTLEGDSLEYLARFLAETRRAELTHWLSMPPALLFFLWNPVWIGNIMIGYAVLFNLPFIFIQRYNRFRLIRILNLKNKTLKRKRRKVVGYFEGPYGKAEN
- a CDS encoding glycosyltransferase, which encodes MFSTILYLSIMWLCGWFMLWNIRTLSSRGPHEPRSVSVIIPARNEEANLKNLLPTLSNQSMKLHEVIVVNDDSEDRTEEVAREFGVTVVKPERLPIGWLGKPWACWNGAKHATGSLLLFLDADLEIEQDGIERLCGEWERNRGLISVQPFHQMKSASEKFSSLFNIIVMAAMQCFTIFRKKPAGAFGPCLMIDRVTYTEIGGHEGIKHQVLEHMEMGRVAMNQDMNVTCFSGYKAVYFRMYSEGLTALFFGWCKSFALGSAKTPLMPLVLTVAWITGGISLAIQLPFLLVQEFNEVMMWGIFYLLYAIQIKALMKKVGTNSILSALSHPAHFLFFSVVYIWSFILSVIKKEVKWKGREISVSEKGDA
- the fni gene encoding type 2 isopentenyl-diphosphate Delta-isomerase is translated as MDISKDLTEKRKTEHIRISLNEDVEGKNITTGLENYRFIPNALPELSFDEISLSTTFLNKQMRTPFLISSMTGGTDTAYQINQHLALAAQEKGWAIGLGSMRAAVENEDLGYTFQIRKWAPDIPIIANIGAVQLNYDFGVDQCKQAVEMAEADMLVLHLNTLQEVFQPEGDTNFSNLLSKIEGIANSLDVPVGVKEVGMGIDEKTADRLTSAGVQFIDVAGAGGTSWIQVESYRSNDNIRKEAAEAFLDWGLPTAESIFAVRKNNFSIPLIASGGLKNGVDAAKSIALGADLAGFGRLLLASAVEKDVEALILQMERIEFEMRATMFGIGAGHIEELAHSERLVKKA